The Agromyces hippuratus genome has a window encoding:
- the folK gene encoding 2-amino-4-hydroxy-6-hydroxymethyldihydropteridine diphosphokinase — protein MTRAVVAFGANLDDREATIAAAVREIAEAPGVELVAVSPVYETAAVKDSGVDLDAPRYLNGVVVVETALEPHALLELLQRIELEHGRVRTEHWGDRTLDLDLIDVDGVVLDDERLTLPHPRAWQRAFVLAPWLDIDPDAELAGRGPIAALRAAATDEVVRR, from the coding sequence ATGACGCGCGCCGTCGTCGCCTTCGGGGCGAACCTCGACGACCGCGAGGCGACCATCGCCGCCGCAGTGCGAGAGATCGCCGAGGCACCCGGTGTCGAGCTCGTGGCCGTGTCGCCCGTGTACGAGACCGCGGCCGTCAAAGACAGCGGTGTCGACCTCGACGCGCCGCGGTACCTCAACGGCGTCGTCGTCGTCGAGACCGCGCTCGAGCCGCACGCACTGCTCGAGCTGCTGCAGCGCATCGAGCTCGAGCACGGCCGGGTGCGCACCGAGCACTGGGGCGACCGCACGCTGGACCTCGACCTGATCGACGTCGACGGCGTCGTGCTCGACGACGAGCGGCTCACACTGCCGCACCCGCGCGCCTGGCAGCGGGCGTTCGTGCTGGCCCCGTGGCTCGACATCGACCCCGATGCCGAGCTCGCCGGGCGCGGGCCGATCGCCGCATTGCGTGCCGCGGCCACCGACGAGGTGGTTCGCCGATGA
- the folB gene encoding dihydroneopterin aldolase, which translates to MTELRGRGRGDKITLTGLRVRAHHGVFDFERAEGQEFVIDVSVSVDLAAAAASDELDRTVHYGELAEAVVAAVERDPVDLIETVAERVAAVALGFAAVDEVEVTVHKPQAPITVPFGDVAVTIVRSRA; encoded by the coding sequence GTGACTGAACTGCGGGGTCGTGGGCGAGGCGACAAGATCACCCTCACGGGGCTTCGCGTGCGCGCGCACCACGGCGTCTTCGACTTCGAACGTGCCGAAGGGCAGGAGTTCGTGATCGACGTGTCGGTCTCCGTCGACCTCGCGGCCGCAGCGGCATCCGACGAACTCGACCGCACCGTGCACTACGGCGAGCTCGCCGAGGCCGTCGTCGCCGCGGTCGAGCGCGACCCCGTCGACCTCATCGAGACCGTCGCCGAGCGCGTCGCCGCGGTGGCGCTCGGCTTCGCCGCCGTCGACGAGGTCGAGGTCACGGTGCACAAGCCGCAGGCGCCCATCACCGTGCCGTTCGGCGACGTCGCCGTCACGATCGTGCGGAGCCGGGCATGA
- the folP gene encoding dihydropteroate synthase produces the protein MPDRTLVMGVVNVTPDSFSDGGRWFNVDAAIAHGLELVAEGADILDVGGESTRPGAARVAPEEELRRVVPVIAELAGRGIRVSVDTMRAATAQAAVEAGAEIINDVSAGLADAAMGSIAAETGARYVAMHWRGHSDRMDSLAEYTDVAVEVRDELAQRVDALTAAGVAPEKLILDPGLGFAKRGDQNWEMLGRLDVLAGLGLPILVGASRKRFLGAMLPDAASVTDRDLPTAVVSVLSAQAGAWAVRVHDVQGTRRALDVLGAWQSGRRD, from the coding sequence ATGCCTGATCGCACGCTCGTCATGGGCGTGGTGAACGTCACGCCCGACTCGTTCAGCGACGGCGGCCGCTGGTTCAACGTCGATGCGGCGATCGCGCACGGGCTCGAACTCGTGGCCGAGGGCGCCGACATCCTCGACGTCGGGGGAGAGTCCACCCGGCCGGGTGCCGCGCGGGTCGCGCCCGAAGAGGAGCTGCGCCGCGTCGTGCCCGTCATCGCGGAGCTCGCGGGCCGCGGCATCCGGGTGAGCGTCGACACGATGCGCGCCGCCACGGCCCAGGCTGCGGTCGAGGCCGGGGCCGAGATCATCAACGACGTCTCAGCGGGCCTCGCCGATGCGGCGATGGGCTCGATCGCAGCAGAGACCGGTGCACGCTACGTCGCCATGCACTGGCGCGGCCACTCCGACCGCATGGACTCGCTGGCCGAGTACACCGACGTCGCCGTCGAGGTGCGCGACGAGCTCGCGCAGCGCGTCGACGCGCTCACCGCGGCCGGCGTCGCCCCCGAGAAGCTCATCCTCGACCCCGGGCTCGGCTTCGCCAAGCGCGGCGACCAGAACTGGGAGATGCTCGGCCGGCTCGACGTGCTCGCCGGCCTCGGCCTGCCGATCCTCGTCGGTGCCTCGCGCAAGCGATTCCTCGGTGCGATGCTGCCAGACGCGGCATCCGTCACCGACCGCGACCTGCCGACGGCCGTCGTGAGCGTGCTCTCGGCGCAGGCCGGCGCCTGGGCGGTGCGCGTGCACGACGTGCAGGGCACGCGCCGCGCCCTCGACGTCCTCGGCGCATGGCAGAGTGGACGACGTGACTGA
- the folE gene encoding GTP cyclohydrolase I — protein MAGVDAERIQRAVHEILLAIGEDPSRPGLERTPQRVAEAYADFFGGLDVDPLSHLADTVPIGATHAGVPATSDAVVLRDLAFRSVCEHHLLPFVGTAHVAYLPGDRVVGLGRIPAVVDTLARRPQLQERLTEEIADALVAGLDPKGVLVVLDAQHRCVTTRGSRQERSSTVTIASRGALSEPAARSEIITLIGAQTNA, from the coding sequence ATGGCAGGAGTGGACGCCGAGCGCATCCAGCGAGCGGTGCACGAGATCCTGCTCGCGATCGGTGAAGACCCCTCGCGACCGGGCCTCGAGCGCACGCCGCAACGCGTCGCGGAGGCCTACGCCGACTTCTTCGGCGGTCTCGACGTCGATCCGCTGAGTCACCTCGCCGACACGGTTCCGATCGGGGCGACTCATGCGGGTGTGCCGGCGACCTCCGATGCGGTCGTGCTCCGCGACCTCGCGTTCCGGTCCGTCTGCGAGCATCACCTGCTGCCGTTCGTCGGTACGGCGCACGTGGCCTACCTGCCCGGCGACCGGGTGGTCGGGCTCGGGCGCATCCCGGCGGTCGTCGACACGCTCGCCCGCCGCCCGCAGCTTCAGGAGCGGCTCACCGAGGAGATCGCCGACGCCCTCGTGGCGGGGCTCGACCCCAAGGGGGTGCTCGTCGTGCTCGACGCCCAGCACCGCTGCGTGACCACGCGGGGCTCGCGTCAGGAGCGCAGTTCCACCGTGACGATCGCGAGTCGCGGCGCACTCTCGGAGCCCGCAGCCCGGAGCGAGATCATCACGCTCATCGGGGCCCAGACGAATGCCTGA
- the ftsH gene encoding ATP-dependent zinc metalloprotease FtsH: MNIKKILRGPIIYILLAIVAVWIGSSLITASGFKEVSTQEGLDLLNDGKVAAVKIVDGENRVDLTLAKEDDELGKQVQFYYVTPRGADIVAAVDAADPADGFNDEVPQPNWFLSMLGILLPLVLIGLFFWIMLSGMQGGGNKVMQFGKSKAKLVSKESPKVTFDDVAGAEEAIEELHEIKEFLKEPAKFQAVGARIPKGVLLYGPPGTGKTLLARAVAGEAGVPFYSISGSDFVEMFVGVGASRVRDLFDQAKQNAPAIIFVDEIDAVGRHRGAGLGGGHDEREQTLNQLLVEMDGFDPKTNVILIAATNRPDILDPALLRPGRFDRQIGVDAPDLKGRQKILEVHSKGKPLANGVDLEVLARKTPGFTGADLANVLNEAALLTARSNAQLIDNRALDEAVDRVIAGPQRRSRVMKDKEKLITAYHEGGHALAAAAMNYTDPVTKITILPRGRALGYTMVMPLEDKYSVSRNELLDQLAYAMGGRVAEEIVFHDPSTGASNDIEKATSTARKMVTEYGMSANVGAVKLGQSQGEVFLGRDMGHQRDYSEEVAETVDLEVRALIEQAHDEAWQVLNDNRDILDKLAAELLEQETLDHKQIAEIFKDVKKLPERPLWLSSDKRPVSDRPPIAFPTEKMPIDQGAVDGGVDSGQLPVEDEAPARAPQSNPRPATA, from the coding sequence ATGAACATCAAGAAGATCCTGCGCGGGCCGATCATCTACATTCTGCTCGCGATCGTCGCCGTGTGGATCGGGTCGAGCCTCATCACCGCATCGGGTTTCAAAGAGGTGTCGACGCAAGAGGGCCTCGACCTCCTCAACGACGGCAAGGTCGCCGCCGTGAAGATCGTCGACGGTGAGAACCGGGTCGACCTCACGCTCGCGAAGGAGGACGACGAGCTCGGCAAGCAGGTGCAGTTCTACTACGTCACCCCGCGCGGCGCCGACATCGTCGCCGCCGTCGACGCGGCCGACCCGGCAGACGGCTTCAACGACGAGGTGCCGCAGCCGAACTGGTTCCTCTCGATGCTCGGCATCCTGCTGCCGCTCGTGCTCATCGGCCTCTTCTTCTGGATCATGCTCTCGGGCATGCAGGGCGGCGGCAACAAGGTCATGCAGTTCGGCAAGTCCAAGGCGAAGCTCGTCTCCAAGGAGAGCCCGAAGGTCACGTTCGACGATGTCGCGGGCGCCGAAGAGGCGATCGAAGAGCTGCACGAGATCAAGGAGTTCCTGAAGGAGCCCGCGAAGTTCCAGGCCGTCGGCGCGCGCATCCCCAAGGGCGTGCTGCTCTACGGCCCTCCCGGCACCGGCAAGACGCTGCTCGCCCGCGCGGTCGCGGGTGAGGCCGGCGTGCCGTTCTACTCGATCTCGGGTTCCGACTTCGTCGAGATGTTCGTCGGCGTCGGCGCATCCCGCGTGCGCGACCTCTTCGACCAGGCGAAGCAGAACGCGCCCGCCATCATCTTCGTCGACGAGATCGACGCGGTCGGCCGCCACCGCGGCGCCGGCCTCGGCGGCGGTCACGACGAGCGCGAGCAGACGCTCAACCAGCTGCTCGTCGAGATGGACGGCTTCGACCCGAAGACCAACGTCATCCTCATCGCGGCGACGAACCGCCCCGACATCCTCGACCCCGCGCTGCTGCGCCCTGGCCGCTTCGACCGCCAGATCGGCGTCGACGCGCCCGACCTCAAGGGCCGTCAGAAGATCCTCGAGGTGCACTCGAAGGGCAAGCCCCTCGCCAACGGAGTCGACCTCGAGGTGCTCGCCCGCAAGACCCCGGGCTTCACCGGCGCCGACCTCGCGAACGTGCTCAACGAGGCCGCGCTGCTCACGGCCCGCTCCAACGCGCAGCTCATCGACAACCGCGCCCTCGACGAGGCCGTCGACCGTGTGATCGCCGGCCCGCAGCGCCGCTCCCGCGTCATGAAAGACAAGGAGAAGCTCATCACGGCCTACCACGAGGGCGGCCACGCCCTCGCTGCGGCGGCGATGAACTACACCGACCCGGTCACGAAGATCACGATCCTGCCGCGCGGCCGTGCCCTCGGCTACACGATGGTGATGCCGCTCGAAGACAAGTACTCGGTCAGCCGCAACGAGCTGCTCGACCAGCTCGCCTACGCGATGGGCGGCCGCGTCGCTGAGGAGATCGTCTTCCACGACCCGTCGACCGGCGCCTCGAACGACATCGAGAAGGCCACCTCGACGGCCCGCAAGATGGTCACCGAATACGGCATGAGCGCGAACGTCGGCGCCGTCAAGCTCGGGCAGTCGCAGGGCGAGGTCTTCCTCGGCCGCGACATGGGGCACCAGCGCGACTACTCCGAAGAGGTCGCCGAGACGGTCGACCTCGAGGTGCGCGCGCTCATCGAGCAGGCGCACGACGAGGCCTGGCAGGTGCTCAACGACAACCGCGACATCCTCGACAAGCTGGCCGCCGAGCTGCTCGAACAGGAGACGCTCGACCACAAGCAGATCGCCGAGATCTTCAAAGACGTGAAGAAGCTGCCCGAGCGCCCGCTCTGGCTGTCGAGCGACAAGCGCCCGGTCTCCGACCGTCCGCCGATCGCGTTCCCGACCGAGAAGATGCCGATCGACCAGGGTGCCGTCGACGGCGGCGTCGACTCGGGTCAGCTGCCGGTCGAAGACGAGGCGCCGGCGCGCGCACCGCAGTCGAACCCGCGGCCCGCGACCGCCTAG
- a CDS encoding DUF2652 domain-containing protein has protein sequence MDSGRAVLLIADIGGYTDYMSSHRMSLAHAEVNTGRMLERMIDAAPGFDLIEIEGDAAFLSLQVDEGESDASIPEILDAAVAMHRAFHLERRYVTANLCPCKGCKGAADLKLKFVAHVGDVAIQTIRARIKLVGIDVIQVHRMLKNPVDIPEYVLLSEELYRTGHDSVTAPMREVSPELEGFGTVRAYFVDVGDLDETPEPLPSPSWPKRIGQTFAAVGPGLPYMLGMRDTRRAASAQ, from the coding sequence ATGGACTCCGGCCGTGCCGTGCTGCTGATCGCCGACATCGGTGGCTACACCGACTACATGAGCTCCCATCGAATGAGTCTCGCCCACGCCGAGGTCAACACCGGCCGCATGCTCGAGCGCATGATCGACGCAGCTCCCGGATTCGATCTCATCGAGATCGAGGGCGATGCCGCCTTCCTCTCGCTGCAGGTCGACGAGGGCGAATCGGATGCCTCGATCCCCGAGATCCTCGACGCCGCGGTCGCCATGCACCGCGCCTTCCACCTCGAACGCCGGTACGTCACCGCGAATCTGTGCCCCTGCAAGGGATGCAAGGGTGCCGCCGACCTCAAGCTGAAGTTCGTGGCGCACGTCGGCGACGTCGCCATCCAGACCATCCGCGCTCGCATCAAGCTCGTGGGCATCGATGTCATCCAGGTGCACCGCATGCTGAAGAACCCCGTCGACATCCCCGAATACGTGCTGCTCTCCGAGGAGCTCTACCGCACCGGTCATGATTCGGTGACGGCTCCCATGCGCGAGGTGTCGCCCGAACTCGAGGGCTTCGGCACCGTGCGCGCGTACTTCGTCGACGTGGGCGATCTCGACGAGACGCCCGAGCCGCTGCCGTCGCCCTCGTGGCCGAAGCGCATCGGGCAGACGTTCGCCGCGGTGGGCCCGGGGCTGCCGTACATGCTCGGAATGCGCGACACCCGCCGCGCGGCATCCGCTCAGTGA
- a CDS encoding MFS transporter: MGDGRRRSRVRDAAAAFTSNWRNPNLRRAQLSFLGAWTAEWAFTVALGIVAYRDGGAAALGLVGLLRMVPSAILAPLLSPIADRGRRERVLVLVSIVRGLATAAAAVVAAVAGPPAVIYALAILSTIAATLYRPAHSALLPSLCRTGHELASANVVRGLLDSAATLVGPLLAAVLLQFTGVDVVFAVAAAASFWAAALLARLKYDAPPRPAAPRRPNLAREAAEGVRAVTANRDLMLIIGLAAAQALTRGALTVLSVVVAIELLGTGEPGVGALMTAVGVGAVLGSLAASLLVGTGRLGAWFAVGVGLWGLPFTLVGLAPFEAPALGLLAFVGVGNALVDVAGFTLIARMAPDEVLARVFGVLESLVAVFIGIGAIVASTMIEWFGVQTALIVIGLVCPVLALASLPRLRGMDRSVDVLDDDIGLLQRVPMFRTLPLPSIEQLARGLEPVGVPAGAAVFTQGDVGDRYYVIEAGEADVVGDGRVVATLGPGEGFGEIALLRRTRRTASVVARSSLALRALGSDRFLPVVLGYTASAQEAEVVVADQLDRYSPNERSDDPPS; encoded by the coding sequence ATGGGCGATGGCCGGCGCCGCAGTAGGGTGCGCGACGCTGCCGCTGCCTTCACGAGCAACTGGCGCAATCCCAACCTGCGGCGCGCCCAGCTGAGCTTCCTCGGCGCATGGACCGCCGAGTGGGCCTTCACCGTCGCGCTCGGCATCGTCGCATACCGTGACGGCGGCGCCGCGGCGCTCGGTCTCGTGGGGCTCCTGCGCATGGTGCCGTCGGCGATCCTCGCCCCGCTGCTCTCGCCCATCGCCGACCGGGGGCGCCGCGAGCGCGTGCTCGTGCTCGTGTCGATCGTTCGCGGGCTCGCGACGGCTGCTGCTGCCGTGGTCGCGGCCGTGGCGGGGCCTCCGGCCGTCATCTACGCGCTCGCCATCCTGTCGACGATCGCCGCGACGCTCTACCGACCTGCCCACTCCGCCCTCCTCCCATCGCTCTGCCGCACCGGCCACGAGCTCGCGAGCGCGAACGTCGTGCGGGGCCTGCTCGACTCCGCTGCCACGCTCGTCGGCCCGCTGCTCGCGGCCGTGCTGCTGCAGTTCACCGGGGTCGACGTGGTGTTCGCCGTGGCAGCGGCCGCGTCGTTCTGGGCAGCGGCCCTGCTCGCGCGACTGAAGTACGACGCCCCGCCGCGCCCGGCCGCGCCGAGGCGCCCGAACCTCGCCAGGGAGGCGGCAGAGGGCGTACGTGCGGTCACCGCGAACCGCGACCTGATGCTCATCATCGGGCTCGCCGCCGCACAGGCGCTCACACGGGGTGCGCTCACGGTGCTCTCGGTCGTCGTCGCGATCGAGCTCCTCGGCACCGGCGAGCCCGGCGTCGGCGCCCTGATGACCGCCGTCGGCGTCGGCGCCGTGCTCGGGTCGCTCGCGGCATCGCTGCTCGTCGGCACCGGCAGGCTGGGAGCCTGGTTCGCCGTCGGGGTCGGGCTCTGGGGCCTGCCCTTCACCCTCGTCGGCCTCGCGCCCTTCGAGGCGCCGGCGCTCGGATTGCTCGCCTTCGTCGGCGTCGGCAACGCACTGGTCGACGTCGCCGGGTTCACGCTCATCGCCCGCATGGCCCCCGACGAGGTGCTGGCCCGAGTCTTCGGGGTGCTCGAGAGTCTCGTCGCCGTCTTCATCGGCATCGGCGCCATCGTCGCCTCGACGATGATCGAGTGGTTCGGCGTGCAGACCGCGCTCATCGTGATCGGCCTCGTGTGCCCGGTGCTCGCACTCGCGTCGTTGCCGCGACTCCGGGGCATGGACCGCTCCGTCGACGTGCTCGACGACGACATCGGGCTGCTCCAGCGGGTGCCGATGTTCCGCACGTTGCCACTGCCCTCGATCGAGCAGCTCGCTCGCGGCCTCGAGCCCGTGGGAGTGCCGGCGGGTGCCGCCGTGTTCACGCAGGGCGACGTCGGCGACCGCTACTACGTGATCGAGGCGGGCGAGGCCGACGTGGTCGGCGACGGCCGGGTCGTCGCGACGCTCGGTCCGGGGGAGGGGTTCGGCGAGATCGCGCTGCTGCGGCGCACCCGCCGCACGGCTTCGGTCGTCGCGAGGAGCTCCCTCGCACTGCGGGCGCTCGGCTCCGACCGGTTCCTGCCCGTCGTGCTCGGCTACACGGCGAGCGCCCAGGAGGCGGAGGTCGTCGTCGCGGACCAGCTCGACCGTTACTCGCCGAACGAACGGTCGGACGACCCGCCCTCGTGA
- the hpt gene encoding hypoxanthine phosphoribosyltransferase, which yields MYANEIEADLTEVLVTEAEIHAKLAELARRIEADYEGQDLLLVGVLKGAVMVMADLARELAGHINMDWMAVSSYGAGTQSSGVVRIVKDLDTDLTGRHVLIVEDIIDSGLTLSWLLGNLESRGAESVEICALLRKPDAAKVEVDVKYLGFDIPNQFVVGYGLDFAENYRNLRDVAILAPHVYS from the coding sequence ATGTACGCGAACGAGATCGAAGCCGACCTGACCGAGGTGCTCGTCACCGAAGCCGAGATCCACGCGAAGCTCGCCGAGCTCGCCCGCCGCATCGAGGCCGACTACGAGGGTCAGGACCTGCTGCTCGTCGGCGTGCTGAAGGGCGCGGTCATGGTCATGGCCGACCTCGCGCGCGAGCTCGCCGGGCATATCAACATGGACTGGATGGCCGTCTCCTCGTACGGCGCCGGCACGCAGTCGTCGGGCGTCGTGCGCATCGTGAAGGACCTCGACACCGACCTCACCGGCCGGCACGTGCTCATCGTCGAGGACATCATCGACTCGGGCCTGACGCTCAGCTGGCTGCTCGGCAACCTCGAGTCGCGCGGTGCGGAGTCGGTCGAGATCTGCGCGCTGCTCCGCAAGCCCGACGCGGCGAAGGTCGAGGTCGACGTCAAGTACCTCGGTTTCGACATCCCCAACCAGTTCGTCGTCGGCTACGGCCTCGACTTCGCCGAGAACTACCGCAACCTGCGGGATGTCGCGATCCTGGCGCCGCACGTCTACTCCTGA
- the tilS gene encoding tRNA lysidine(34) synthetase TilS — protein MPPDQQTDAAAPRRPRLTPPIADVRRAVRGVLPAGAESTASPLVLVALSGGADSLALAAAAAFEAPRAGCRAGAVVVDHGLQAGSADIAEAAAATARELGLDPVLVRRVEVASAGPASAGGPEASARDARYAALDAAALETGAALVLLGHTLDDQAETVLLGLARGSGAASLSGMPARAGRNARPLLGIRRATTRQACLDAGLTPWDDPHNLDPAYARVRVRERVLPVLETELGPGIAEALARTAEHLREDEAAFSEQIEEFIEEICEPAEAGIAISVGALAANPAALRQRIIRHVVGSEFGVSLSRAQTLEVARLVTDWHGQGPIDLPGGVLATRAGRHVVLSTTGSTEILPHDH, from the coding sequence ATGCCTCCTGACCAGCAGACGGATGCCGCGGCTCCCCGCCGCCCGCGACTGACCCCGCCGATCGCCGACGTGCGCCGGGCCGTGCGCGGCGTGCTTCCGGCGGGCGCCGAGTCGACCGCCAGCCCGCTCGTGCTCGTCGCCCTCTCGGGCGGCGCCGACTCGCTCGCGCTCGCGGCAGCCGCGGCGTTCGAGGCGCCTCGGGCCGGATGCCGCGCGGGAGCCGTCGTCGTCGACCACGGGCTGCAGGCCGGATCGGCCGACATCGCCGAGGCCGCGGCGGCGACCGCGCGCGAGCTCGGACTCGACCCCGTGCTCGTGCGCCGCGTCGAGGTCGCCTCGGCGGGCCCGGCGAGCGCCGGCGGGCCCGAGGCATCCGCTCGCGATGCCCGCTATGCCGCGCTCGACGCCGCAGCCCTCGAGACCGGTGCCGCCCTCGTGCTGCTCGGCCACACGCTCGACGACCAGGCCGAGACCGTGCTGCTCGGTCTCGCCCGCGGTTCGGGCGCCGCGAGCCTCTCGGGCATGCCCGCGCGTGCCGGTCGCAACGCGCGCCCGCTGCTCGGCATCCGCCGGGCGACCACGCGCCAGGCCTGCCTCGACGCCGGGCTCACCCCGTGGGACGACCCGCACAACCTCGACCCCGCCTACGCCAGGGTGCGGGTGCGCGAACGCGTGCTGCCCGTGCTCGAGACCGAGCTCGGGCCGGGCATCGCCGAGGCGCTCGCACGCACGGCCGAGCACCTCCGCGAAGACGAGGCGGCGTTCTCCGAGCAGATCGAGGAGTTCATCGAGGAGATCTGCGAGCCCGCGGAGGCGGGCATCGCGATCTCGGTCGGCGCGCTCGCGGCGAACCCGGCGGCGCTGCGCCAGCGCATCATCCGGCATGTCGTCGGCAGCGAGTTCGGCGTCTCGCTCTCACGGGCGCAGACGCTCGAGGTCGCCCGCCTCGTGACCGACTGGCACGGGCAGGGGCCGATCGACCTGCCCGGCGGCGTGCTCGCGACCCGGGCGGGCCGGCACGTCGTGCTGAGCACGACCGGGTCGACCGAGATCCTTCCCCACGACCACTGA
- the ppa gene encoding inorganic diphosphatase, translating into MGEYAAIIEIPKGSRNKYEVDHETGRVFLDRVLYTTFVYPTDYGFFENTLGDDGDPLDVLVLLDFPLFPGVGVKVRPVGVFHMTDDGGGDAKVIAVPAGDPRWNHIQDVDDIPEFTRKEIEHFFEHYKDLEPGKWVKTEGWANAAEAESLIQKAIEAFPGH; encoded by the coding sequence ATGGGCGAGTACGCCGCCATCATCGAGATCCCCAAGGGGAGCCGCAACAAGTACGAGGTCGACCACGAGACCGGCCGGGTCTTCCTCGACCGCGTGCTCTACACGACGTTCGTCTACCCGACCGACTACGGCTTCTTCGAGAACACCCTCGGCGACGACGGCGACCCGCTGGACGTGCTCGTGCTGCTCGACTTCCCGCTCTTCCCGGGCGTGGGCGTCAAGGTCCGCCCCGTCGGCGTCTTCCACATGACCGACGACGGCGGCGGCGACGCCAAGGTCATCGCGGTGCCGGCCGGCGACCCGCGCTGGAACCACATCCAGGACGTGGACGACATCCCCGAGTTCACGCGCAAGGAGATCGAGCACTTCTTCGAGCACTACAAGGACCTCGAGCCCGGCAAGTGGGTCAAGACCGAGGGCTGGGCGAACGCGGCCGAGGCCGAGTCGCTCATCCAGAAGGCGATCGAGGCGTTCCCCGGTCACTGA
- a CDS encoding C40 family peptidase: protein MAENRTRPVSRVKPATVFSAVAVGAVTASVVAGGGPAMAEPDYPSWSEIEQAKTNEATKQAEIARVGDLLAGLQQVADAAIQASQMAAESYRIAVDQRDRAAERESALAQQADEADAVAEISKMRAGLLAAHLAKTAGNDLTSELVFSGENTDGLLKQLGMASKLGEQSQAVYEQAIADRNTADALRAQAAEAAEERTRLAALAETKANEANAAAESAMAAVTAQEQRSAELYAQLATLKDTTAELERERVEGQAREAAEAALEASRPTEPAPPSGGSGGNDGGGGNGGGNGGGTPAPNPDPAPPNASAVETAIWFASQQLGERYELGGAGPDAWDCSGLTRAAYGAAGIGIGTHSATNQYYTLAARGKAVSLGNVQRGDLLFWGSGGDYYHVAIYLGGGRILEASDYGKPVREWPVWGSPSAAARPAG, encoded by the coding sequence TTGGCTGAGAACCGCACCAGGCCGGTGTCGCGCGTGAAGCCCGCGACCGTCTTCTCCGCCGTCGCCGTCGGCGCGGTCACCGCGTCGGTGGTGGCCGGAGGCGGCCCCGCCATGGCCGAGCCCGACTATCCGTCGTGGAGCGAGATCGAGCAGGCCAAGACCAACGAGGCCACGAAGCAGGCCGAGATCGCCCGCGTCGGCGACCTGCTGGCAGGTCTGCAGCAGGTGGCGGATGCCGCGATCCAGGCGTCGCAGATGGCGGCCGAGTCGTATCGCATCGCCGTCGACCAGCGCGATCGGGCGGCCGAACGCGAGAGCGCGCTCGCGCAGCAGGCCGACGAGGCAGACGCCGTCGCCGAGATCTCCAAGATGCGGGCCGGCCTGCTCGCCGCCCACCTCGCGAAGACCGCCGGAAACGACTTGACTTCAGAGCTCGTGTTCTCGGGCGAGAACACCGATGGGCTGCTGAAGCAGCTCGGCATGGCGTCGAAGCTCGGCGAGCAGTCGCAGGCCGTCTACGAGCAGGCGATCGCCGACCGCAACACTGCCGACGCGCTGCGGGCCCAGGCAGCGGAGGCCGCCGAGGAACGCACCCGTCTCGCGGCGCTGGCCGAGACGAAGGCGAACGAGGCGAACGCCGCGGCCGAGTCCGCGATGGCAGCAGTGACCGCGCAGGAGCAGCGCTCGGCCGAGCTCTACGCGCAGCTCGCGACACTGAAGGACACCACCGCCGAACTCGAGCGCGAGCGGGTCGAGGGTCAGGCGCGCGAGGCCGCCGAGGCGGCGCTCGAGGCGAGTCGGCCGACCGAACCGGCGCCGCCGTCGGGCGGGAGCGGCGGGAACGATGGCGGCGGTGGCAACGGCGGCGGCAACGGCGGCGGAACACCCGCACCGAACCCCGACCCGGCTCCGCCGAACGCGAGTGCCGTCGAGACCGCGATCTGGTTCGCGAGCCAGCAGCTCGGCGAACGCTACGAGCTCGGCGGCGCCGGCCCCGATGCCTGGGACTGCTCCGGGCTCACGCGTGCGGCCTACGGTGCAGCGGGCATCGGCATCGGCACGCATTCGGCGACGAACCAGTACTACACGCTCGCGGCACGCGGCAAGGCGGTCTCGCTCGGCAACGTGCAGCGCGGCGACCTGCTCTTCTGGGGCTCGGGCGGCGACTACTACCACGTCGCCATCTACCTCGGCGGAGGCCGCATCCTCGAGGCATCCGACTACGGCAAGCCCGTGCGCGAGTGGCCGGTCTGGGGCAGCCCGTCGGCTGCGGCGCGCCCGGCCGGCTGA